The genomic interval CGTGTGTCAATACGTTTTTGAATACGTGTCGGGTCTACATCTACGCCAATAACGACACCGCCATTCATCGTTACAGCAAGCGGTTGTGCACCACCCATACCGCCTAATCCCGCAGTTAATGTAATTGTGCCTTTTAACGAGCCATTGAAATGTTGATTCGCTAATTCCGCAAAAGTTTCGTACGTACCTTGGACAATCCCTTGTGAACCAATGTAAATCCAACTACCCGCTGTCATTTGGCCGTACATCATTAAGCCCTTTTTATCCAATTCATGGAAATGATCCCAAGTTGCCCATTTCGGTACGAGCACAGAGTTCGATAAAAGCACACGTGGCGCTTCTTCATGCGTTTTAAATACAGCAACAGGTTTACCAGATTGCACTAACATCGTCTCATCATTTTCTAAGCGACGTAATGTATCCACAATCGCATCAAATGCTTCCCAGTTACGTGCTGCCTTACCGATGCCACCATAAACGACAAGACGTTCAGGATGCTCAGCCACTTCTGGATCTAAGTTGTTGTATAACATTCGTAATACTGCTTCTTGTTCCCAACCTTTACATTCGATTTCTAAACCTTTTTTTGCTTGAATATTTCTCACCATAAGACTTCTCCCTTTCATTTAAAAAATAATTAGACTTAACGGAATTGTAATTAATAATGTTAATGTCACACGCACAAACCAAATCAATAACAATTGCCAAATCGGAACTTTAATTTCTGTAGCTAAAATACACGGTACAAGTGCTGAAAAGAAAATAATCGCTGATACACTCGTAATTGCCACTACAAATTTAACTTCAATTGTTGCTTTAACGACAAGTAACGATGGTAAAAACATTTCAATGACCGATATTGCAGACGCCTTTGCTAACAACGCTTTTTCTGCAATCGGGAAAATATAAATAAATGGATAGAAAATGTAACTCAGTATGTCAATGACCGGTGTAAAGTTCGCTAACAACAAACCGATAAAACCAATCGATAAAATTGACGGTAATATCGCGACTGTCATTTCGAGCCCTTCAGCAAAATGTGTCCACATATTTTTAAACAATGGTGTCGCTTGATGTGATTGTCTTTTCACTGCGAGCCATGCTTGTTGAATACGTGTACCTCCTTCTTTAGGTTTTGCTGGTGGTTGTTGATTGTTATAGTACGCTTTCGACGCTTTTGAAATCGGTGGCAAATACGTCGAAATGGCTGTCACAACGAATGTGATGACTAAACAGCTCCAGAAATACAAATTCCAATGTGCCATTAAATCAAGCGTACGTGCTACGATGACCATAAATGTTGCCGATACTGTCGAAAACCCTGTCGCAATGATTAATGCTTCTCGGTAGTTGTATACACCTTGTTTGTATACGCGATTCGTAATTAACAGACCGAGTGAATAACTCCCTACAAATGAAGCGACCGCATCAATCGCGGATTCACCTGGTGTATTAAACACTTTGCGCATGATGGGTTGCATTAACACCCCGATAAACTCCAACAGGCCATAACCGACTAACAATGATAAAGCGATGGCACCAACTGGAATTAAAATGCTCAATGGCAACATTAATTTATCGAACAAAAACGGTCCATATTGTGCTTCAAACAAAATTTTAGGTCCGATATGAAACACATACATGACGCCAATCATAGCCCCTAAAACTTTAGCCAAAACAATCACAAAATCCGTCTTCGTTTTCCGATAATCTTTACGATAGATGGGTAAGATTGCGCCAATTAAAATCATGACTAAAGCAATATAAGGCATCACACTTTTGAGACCTGCGCGTATTGCTAAATGAACATGGTCGACAATAATCGTTTGTACCCCGTTAATATGAAAAGGCACAAAGAAACAAATCACACCTATCAAACTCAAAACCCAAAAACGCCACATCTGGTTACCCTTAACAGCTTGATGTTTCATCCCAACATTTCTCCCCCTTTGAATTGTGAACCCTACACAAAATAACGGCCTCTCCCCTTAACCTTGCTTTAATTCTCATTATTCTGTCATTTAATCATGCGCTGTCACTTACTAACTCTATTGTAATATGCTAAGCTATTAATAACCAATATAAATAAACTAATCACTTATAACTTCAAACTATAATAAGGAGGCCATGATGAAAGTTATACAGTTGGAATACTTTATCGAAATCGTACATCAAAATAGCTTCACAAAAGCTGCGCAAGCCTTACACATTAGCCAACCTTCATTGACCGCAACGATTAAAAAAATGGAACGAGATTTAGGCTATAAACTGTTAAAAAGAACGACGAAAGAAATTTCAATTACCGAAAAAGGCATTCAGTTTTATAACGAAGCAGTTGAACTTGTGAAACATTATCATCAATCCATTGAAAAAATGTATGATTTGAAAATGAGTCAAACACCTAAAATTAAAATGGCAATCATTGAATCCACTGCACGTTGGGTTTCAACTGTCGTACAAACCCATCAGAATGCCCATCCAGAGCAACATTATCAAATCACTGAAATACTAGACCCTAACCAATTAGCACAAAAATTGATTAACTTTGATATTCACTTAGGCTTATCAAACGATCAAATTCGTCACGACGGGATTATCTCACTCCCGTTATATCAAGAAGATTATGTCGTTCTCACGCCACAGAACGCCTTTGGAAATCAAAAGTCAGTGTTGATTAAAAACTTGCCACTCATCGTCCCTAACCGTGGCTATCAAGTTCGTAAACATATCGATGACTATTTTACACGATTAGATGAACGTCCCCATATCATCATGGAAGTGGACCGTTTTGAAACGGCGACCAATTTTGTACACCAAGGTATGGGCTATGCAGTCATTCCACAAATGTATTATCAGTCATACTCAACATTTCAACTGAGCACGATTAAAATTCGTCCTAACATTAAAAGAACGATTTACCTGAATTACTCAAAGAAGCGTGAATACAATCAACACGTCTTTGATTTAGTCGATGCATGTTGTCAATATTGGAACGTAGCAAGAAAAGACTAAAATAGTGTGATAGAGGAAATTTTATTCAGAAAAATATGTGCGGAATAATAAGTTGGTGCGCGATACGTACATATGAGGAGAAGGAGGTATCATCATAGTTCTTTACTCCCCCTTGATATGGAGACATTTGCTTATGTTTCGAGTGTCATCACACATTAAGGGCGATGAAGCACACCCAGATTGCTAAAACCGAGCAAGACGCCTGAGGGAAAGAGGTTGACCGAAGTCTTCACTTTTCATTTTAAGAGTGGCTACTGTTTATCTGTTTATCGCAGTAGCTGACTGTGACTTCTCAATGCTCTCGTTTTTGAGAAGCCTAGTCAGCCTTGCAGGGCAATCTTTGTCACAAATAAGATTTCTGTACAGCTCCCATAATCCCATTCGGCTTCCATCTCGTGTACACTTCAATTAAGCCGAAATGAGTTGATGGTTCAGCTCATCTTAAAATTGACAAAACAACAACTTAAAAAGCTCATTAAGCAGCACAATAACTGCCCAAAAAACATATCTTGAAAATCTAACTATCAAGCTTGTCGAATGGGCTCAAAACACTTATATTACTGTTCACGAAGAGCACACACCTGTCGAAGAAATCAAAAACATTACTGAAGATTTATTTCGACTCATTGATAGAAAAAAGAAATATGTCGCTAAATTTAAAGCTTTGTATGCTGACCCAAAATTATATCAGGTTTTATTGAGTATCAATGGTGTTGGAGAACAGAATGCGGCTTTACTGACAGGAGCGTGAGGAAATATTAATCGCTTTGAGACGAATAAGCAACTCAATGCTTTTGTAGCCAACGATATCGTGAGGTATGAATCAGGAATGTTTTATAAAAAAGACCGCATTAATCGGCGTGGCAGAAGTGTAACATGGAAGATACTCTATCAATATGACTAAACAACTCAACATTCTCCTACATATTCAGTATAGCACCTAAAAAATTTTATCCTCATATCATCTAAAAAAAGCCAGGAAAACGTAATGGTCTCCCAGCTTTTGTTCTTATCTTATTTATTCAATCGCTACATGATGTCTGATCATCATGCGCTATGATTCATTATTACTCTTGCGTATCTGTATGATCTGGATTGAAGTTGATTTTAAATTCACTCAATGGCCAGAATCTAAATGCGACTTTCCCTACTATTTGATCTTTATCAATAAGACCAAAAGCACGGCTATCTTTACTCACTTCACGGTTGTCACCTAACACGAGATATTTATCTTTAGGTATTTGTTCCTCACCGTTGCTACCTGGTAAGTCTTTAGAATCAAATGAACCTGTAATTTGTTCATATGTTTTATGTTTAAGATTATAATCTAAATATGGTTCATCTACTTTTTTACCATTTAAGTAGAGTTGATCATTTTTATAAACGAC from Staphylococcus sp. MI 10-1553 carries:
- a CDS encoding LysR family transcriptional regulator is translated as MKVIQLEYFIEIVHQNSFTKAAQALHISQPSLTATIKKMERDLGYKLLKRTTKEISITEKGIQFYNEAVELVKHYHQSIEKMYDLKMSQTPKIKMAIIESTARWVSTVVQTHQNAHPEQHYQITEILDPNQLAQKLINFDIHLGLSNDQIRHDGIISLPLYQEDYVVLTPQNAFGNQKSVLIKNLPLIVPNRGYQVRKHIDDYFTRLDERPHIIMEVDRFETATNFVHQGMGYAVIPQMYYQSYSTFQLSTIKIRPNIKRTIYLNYSKKREYNQHVFDLVDACCQYWNVARKD
- a CDS encoding YjiH family protein encodes the protein MKHQAVKGNQMWRFWVLSLIGVICFFVPFHINGVQTIIVDHVHLAIRAGLKSVMPYIALVMILIGAILPIYRKDYRKTKTDFVIVLAKVLGAMIGVMYVFHIGPKILFEAQYGPFLFDKLMLPLSILIPVGAIALSLLVGYGLLEFIGVLMQPIMRKVFNTPGESAIDAVASFVGSYSLGLLITNRVYKQGVYNYREALIIATGFSTVSATFMVIVARTLDLMAHWNLYFWSCLVITFVVTAISTYLPPISKASKAYYNNQQPPAKPKEGGTRIQQAWLAVKRQSHQATPLFKNMWTHFAEGLEMTVAILPSILSIGFIGLLLANFTPVIDILSYIFYPFIYIFPIAEKALLAKASAISVIEMFLPSLLVVKATIEVKFVVAITSVSAIIFFSALVPCILATEIKVPIWQLLLIWFVRVTLTLLITIPLSLIIF
- the lepB gene encoding signal peptidase I — encoded protein: MKKETMEWLLSIGLALLIVGLLYAFVIKPYNIKGDSMDPTLKDGERVIVNKIGKTLGHLDNGNVIVFHADETNDYVKRIIGKPGDHVVYKNDQLYLNGKKVDEPYLDYNLKHKTYEQITGSFDSKDLPGSNGEEQIPKDKYLVLGDNREVSKDSRAFGLIDKDQIVGKVAFRFWPLSEFKINFNPDHTDTQE